The Tistrella mobilis genome window below encodes:
- a CDS encoding ABC transporter permease subunit, whose amino-acid sequence MFAFVFRRLGLVVPTFLGVTLFAFVLIRLIPGDPVALMAGERGLTPERHAQMLAQLGLDRPMVEQYFSYLAALAQGDFGRSLVTRSPVLNDFLTLFPATLELSFAAMLFAVVIGLPAGILAAVRRGSTLDHTVMAGALTGYSMPIFWWGLLLIMLFSVTLGWTPVSGRISVMYYVEPVTGFMLIDTLLSDEPEAFWSALHHLVLPAIVLGTIPLAVIARMTRSSMLEVLGEDYVRTARAKGLNPTRVVLVHALRNALIPVITVIGLQVGLLLAGAILTETIFAWPGIGKWLIESIGRRDYPSVQGGILLVSCVVIAVNLIVDLLYGIINPRIRHAR is encoded by the coding sequence ATGTTCGCTTTCGTGTTCCGACGCCTCGGGCTGGTCGTGCCGACCTTCCTCGGCGTCACCCTCTTCGCTTTCGTCCTCATCCGGCTGATTCCGGGCGATCCGGTCGCCCTGATGGCGGGCGAGCGCGGTCTCACACCTGAACGCCACGCGCAGATGCTCGCCCAGCTCGGCCTCGACCGGCCGATGGTGGAGCAGTATTTCAGCTATCTGGCAGCTCTCGCCCAGGGTGATTTCGGACGTTCCCTCGTCACCCGCTCGCCGGTGCTGAACGACTTCCTCACCCTGTTTCCTGCCACGCTGGAACTCAGCTTCGCCGCGATGCTCTTCGCGGTGGTGATCGGCTTGCCGGCGGGCATTCTTGCCGCGGTGCGCCGCGGCTCGACGCTCGACCATACGGTCATGGCGGGGGCGCTCACCGGCTATTCGATGCCGATTTTCTGGTGGGGGCTGCTGCTGATCATGCTGTTCTCGGTGACACTCGGCTGGACGCCGGTGTCGGGCCGGATCAGCGTCATGTACTACGTGGAGCCGGTGACCGGCTTCATGCTGATCGATACCCTGCTTTCGGACGAACCGGAGGCCTTCTGGTCGGCGCTGCACCATCTGGTGCTGCCGGCCATCGTGCTCGGCACCATCCCGCTCGCGGTCATCGCGCGCATGACCCGTTCCTCGATGCTTGAGGTGCTGGGCGAGGATTATGTCCGCACCGCCCGTGCCAAGGGGCTGAACCCGACCCGGGTGGTGCTGGTCCATGCGCTCAGAAACGCGCTCATCCCGGTGATCACCGTGATCGGCCTGCAGGTCGGCCTGCTGCTGGCCGGCGCGATCCTGACCGAGACCATCTTCGCCTGGCCCGGCATCGGCAAGTGGCTGATCGAATCGATCGGCCGGCGTGACTATCCGTCGGTCCAGGGCGGCATTCTGCTGGTCTCCTGCGTGGTGATCGCCGTCAACCTGATCGTCGACCTGCTCTATGGCATCATCAATCCGCGGATCCGACATGCACGCTGA
- a CDS encoding dipeptide ABC transporter ATP-binding protein yields the protein MAEPIAPILVSENLTRHYEVPRGFLKGSAVLKALDGVSFEVAPGRTLAVVGESGCGKSTLARQLVMIEKPTAGRLVIGGADVAGADAATLRGLRRRVQMVFQNPYASLNPRKTVAQTLEEPLAINTGLDRAARRERVAAMMAKVGLRPEQAGRYPHMFSGGQRQRVAIARALMLDPAVVVADEPVSALDVSIQAQVLNLLIDLQQEFGVAYVFISHDLSVVQHIADEVMVMYLGRAVEQADKAVLFDTPAHPYTRALLAATPRIDPDERAVRQPIGGELPSPLAPPPGCTFHRRCPFAIDRCKAERPELRPVGPRRVACHRAEEVLAQA from the coding sequence ATGGCTGAGCCGATTGCACCGATTCTGGTATCTGAAAACCTCACCCGTCACTACGAGGTCCCGCGCGGCTTCCTGAAGGGCTCTGCCGTGCTCAAGGCGCTCGACGGGGTCAGCTTCGAAGTGGCGCCCGGTCGCACGCTGGCGGTGGTCGGCGAAAGCGGCTGCGGGAAATCCACGCTCGCCCGCCAGCTGGTGATGATCGAGAAGCCGACGGCGGGCCGGCTGGTCATCGGCGGCGCCGATGTTGCGGGCGCCGATGCCGCCACCCTGCGCGGACTGCGCCGGCGGGTGCAGATGGTGTTCCAGAACCCCTATGCCTCGCTCAACCCGCGCAAGACCGTTGCTCAGACGCTGGAGGAGCCGCTCGCCATCAACACCGGCCTCGACCGCGCGGCCCGGCGGGAGCGGGTGGCGGCGATGATGGCGAAGGTCGGGCTCCGGCCGGAACAGGCGGGGCGCTACCCGCATATGTTCTCGGGCGGTCAGCGTCAGCGTGTCGCCATTGCCCGGGCCCTGATGCTCGATCCGGCGGTGGTGGTGGCGGACGAGCCGGTCTCGGCGCTCGATGTGTCGATCCAGGCCCAGGTGCTGAACCTGCTGATCGATCTGCAGCAGGAATTCGGCGTCGCCTATGTCTTCATCAGCCATGATCTGTCGGTGGTGCAGCACATCGCCGATGAGGTGATGGTGATGTATCTGGGCCGGGCCGTGGAACAGGCCGATAAGGCGGTGCTGTTCGACACACCCGCGCATCCCTATACCCGGGCCCTGCTTGCCGCCACGCCCAGGATCGACCCGGATGAGCGGGCGGTGCGCCAGCCGATCGGCGGCGAGTTGCCCTCACCGCTGGCGCCGCCGCCGGGCTGCACCTTTCACCGCCGCTGTCCGTTTGCCATCGACCGCTGCAAGGCCGAGCGGCCGGAACTTCGGCCGGTGGGGCCGCGACGGGTGGCCTGCCATCGCGCCGAGGAGGTACTGGCCCAGGCCTGA
- a CDS encoding ABC transporter substrate-binding protein has product MNKALMGAVAAAALLGAVGAAEAKTMVYCSEGSPEGFNPQLFTTGTTFDASSRNVYNRLVEFERGTTTVQPGLAERYEVSDDGLTYTFHLRKGVKFQTTKGFTPSRDFNADDVVFSFMRQLDPNHPYNKVSGGTYEYFQGMSMPSLLKTVEKVDDHTVRFVLNRPEAPFIANIAMDFASILSAEYADQMMKAGTPEKVDLEPVGTGPYQLVNYQKDAVIRYKAHPDYWRGKSSLDTLVFSITPDASVRYAKIQAGECHVMPYPNPADLAKMKEDPKVNLMSQEGLNIGYLAFNVRKKPFDDVKVRQALNLAVNKAAIIDAIYQGAGKAAKNPIPPTIWSYNDKVEDYAYDPEKAKALLKEAGFENGFETDIWAMPVQRPYNPNARRMAEMIQADWAAVGVKAQIVSYEWGEYLKRAQAGEHQTLLLGWTGDNGDPDNFLAVLLGCDAANGGSNYAGWCYKPFDDLVMKAKTVSGQAERTKLYEEAQVIFKEQAPWVTIAHSVVYQPIRPEVTDWKIDPLGGHYFYGPGLKD; this is encoded by the coding sequence ATGAATAAGGCTCTGATGGGCGCGGTTGCCGCCGCGGCCCTGCTCGGCGCGGTCGGCGCTGCCGAAGCCAAGACGATGGTTTACTGCTCGGAGGGCAGCCCCGAGGGGTTCAACCCGCAGCTGTTTACGACCGGCACGACCTTCGATGCCAGCTCGCGCAATGTCTACAACCGGCTGGTCGAGTTCGAGCGCGGCACCACGACCGTGCAGCCCGGCCTGGCCGAGCGCTACGAGGTGTCGGATGACGGCCTGACCTACACCTTCCATCTGCGCAAGGGCGTGAAGTTCCAGACCACCAAGGGCTTCACACCCAGCCGTGACTTCAATGCCGATGACGTCGTGTTCAGCTTCATGCGCCAGCTGGACCCGAACCATCCGTACAACAAGGTCTCGGGCGGCACCTACGAGTACTTCCAGGGCATGAGCATGCCCTCGCTGCTGAAGACGGTGGAGAAGGTGGACGATCATACCGTCCGCTTCGTCCTCAACCGTCCCGAAGCGCCCTTCATCGCCAATATCGCGATGGATTTCGCCTCCATCCTGTCGGCCGAATATGCCGATCAGATGATGAAGGCCGGCACGCCCGAGAAGGTCGATCTGGAGCCGGTCGGCACCGGTCCGTATCAGCTGGTGAACTACCAGAAGGACGCGGTGATCCGCTACAAGGCGCATCCCGACTACTGGCGTGGCAAGAGCAGTCTTGACACGCTGGTGTTCTCGATCACGCCGGATGCTTCGGTCCGCTACGCCAAGATCCAGGCGGGCGAATGCCATGTGATGCCTTATCCGAACCCGGCCGACCTCGCCAAGATGAAGGAAGACCCCAAGGTCAACCTGATGTCGCAGGAAGGCCTGAACATCGGCTATCTGGCCTTCAACGTCCGCAAGAAGCCCTTCGACGACGTCAAGGTGCGCCAGGCGCTGAACCTTGCGGTCAACAAGGCGGCGATCATCGACGCGATCTATCAGGGCGCCGGAAAGGCGGCCAAGAACCCGATCCCGCCGACCATCTGGTCGTATAACGACAAGGTCGAGGACTATGCCTACGACCCCGAGAAGGCCAAGGCCCTGCTGAAGGAGGCCGGTTTCGAAAACGGCTTCGAGACCGATATCTGGGCGATGCCCGTGCAGCGGCCCTACAACCCCAATGCCCGCCGCATGGCGGAGATGATCCAGGCCGACTGGGCGGCGGTGGGGGTGAAGGCCCAGATCGTGTCCTATGAATGGGGCGAATATCTGAAGCGCGCGCAGGCCGGCGAGCATCAGACCCTGCTGCTGGGCTGGACGGGCGACAACGGCGATCCCGACAACTTCCTGGCGGTGCTGCTGGGCTGCGATGCGGCCAATGGCGGCTCGAACTATGCCGGCTGGTGCTACAAGCCCTTCGACGATCTGGTCATGAAGGCCAAGACGGTCTCGGGTCAGGCGGAACGGACCAAGCTCTATGAAGAGGCCCAGGTGATCTTCAAGGAGCAGGCCCCCTGGGTGACCATCGCCCATTCGGTGGTCTATCAGCCGATCCGTCCCGAGGTCACCGACTGGAAGATCGACCCGCTTGGCGGTCACTACTTCTACGGCCCGGGCCTCAAGGACTGA
- a CDS encoding oligopeptide/dipeptide ABC transporter ATP-binding protein yields the protein MALLDIDGLTVTFGTGDRAFRAVDGVSLSVDAGEVLGIVGESGSGKSVSSLAVMGLLPPTARVEAKRLNFAGTDLLSLSGRARRRLTGKDVAMVFQDPLTSLNPCYTVGFQIIEALKVHEGGSRRQLRERAVDLLAQVGIPDPRARIDSYPHQLSGGMNQRVVIAMAIACNPKLLIADEPTTALDVTIQAQILDLLLGLQRDRGMALILITHDLAVVAETARRVAVMYAGQVVEAGQVPGIFRHPRHPYTAALLEALPERAAGKRRLNAIPGVVPGQYDRPPGCLLEPRCPHATPHCRAVQPSLRPWGPDAAVRCHTPLDDAGRPIPAEEAAHG from the coding sequence ATGGCCCTGCTCGATATCGACGGCCTGACCGTCACCTTCGGCACGGGGGACCGTGCCTTCCGGGCGGTGGACGGCGTCTCGCTTTCCGTGGATGCGGGCGAGGTGCTGGGCATCGTTGGCGAAAGCGGTTCCGGCAAGAGCGTCAGCTCACTCGCCGTCATGGGGCTGCTGCCGCCAACGGCGCGGGTGGAGGCGAAGCGCCTGAACTTCGCCGGCACCGACCTGCTCTCGCTGTCGGGCCGCGCCCGCCGCAGGCTGACCGGCAAGGACGTGGCGATGGTCTTCCAGGACCCGCTGACCAGTCTCAACCCCTGTTACACCGTGGGCTTCCAGATCATCGAGGCGCTGAAGGTGCATGAGGGCGGCAGCCGCCGCCAGCTGCGCGAGCGCGCCGTCGACCTTCTGGCCCAGGTCGGCATTCCCGACCCCCGGGCTCGGATCGATTCCTACCCTCACCAGCTCTCGGGCGGCATGAACCAGCGGGTGGTCATCGCCATGGCGATCGCCTGCAACCCGAAGCTGCTGATTGCCGACGAGCCGACCACCGCGCTCGACGTCACCATTCAGGCCCAGATCCTGGATCTGTTGCTGGGGCTGCAGCGCGATCGGGGCATGGCGCTGATCCTGATCACCCATGATCTGGCCGTGGTGGCGGAAACCGCAAGGCGGGTTGCGGTGATGTATGCGGGCCAGGTGGTGGAGGCGGGGCAGGTGCCCGGGATCTTCCGCCATCCCCGTCATCCCTATACTGCGGCCCTGCTGGAGGCCCTGCCGGAGCGGGCGGCGGGCAAGCGGCGGCTGAATGCCATCCCTGGTGTCGTGCCCGGCCAGTATGACCGCCCGCCCGGCTGCCTTCTGGAGCCGCGCTGCCCGCATGCAACGCCGCATTGCCGGGCGGTGCAGCCTTCCCTGCGCCCCTGGGGGCCTGATGCGGCAGTGCGGTGCCACACCCCGCTCGACGATGCCGGCCGGCCGATCCCGGCGGAGGAGGCGGCCCATGGCTGA
- a CDS encoding ABC transporter permease subunit — protein MSTAAPPTTAPTPPGAIAAFWSDFRRNPGAVAGLVVIVILTLLAVFADVVAPHDPSAQFRDALLVPPAFADGGSWRFPLGTDDVGRDMLSRLIHGARLSLLIGVIVVTLSLAAGILLGLLAGYFGGVVDTVIMRLMDIMLALPSLLLAIAIVAILGPGLANAMFAIAIVVLPHYVRLTRAAAMGEVNKEYVTASRLAGAGPLRLMFSAILPNCMAPLIVQATLGFSTAILDAAALGFLGLGAQPPTPEWGTMLAGVLQYIQRAWWVVTLPGLAILITVLAFNLLGDGLRDALDPRMKR, from the coding sequence ATGAGCACCGCCGCCCCGCCGACCACTGCACCGACGCCACCAGGGGCGATTGCTGCCTTCTGGTCCGATTTCCGGCGCAATCCCGGCGCCGTCGCCGGGCTGGTGGTGATCGTGATCCTCACCCTGCTCGCGGTCTTCGCCGATGTCGTGGCGCCCCACGACCCGTCGGCACAGTTCCGCGATGCCCTGCTGGTGCCCCCGGCCTTCGCCGATGGCGGCAGCTGGCGCTTCCCGCTCGGCACCGACGATGTCGGCCGGGACATGCTCTCGCGGCTGATCCACGGCGCCCGGCTCAGCCTGCTGATCGGCGTCATCGTCGTGACCCTGTCGCTGGCGGCCGGCATTCTGCTCGGTCTGCTCGCCGGCTATTTCGGCGGGGTCGTCGACACTGTGATCATGCGGCTGATGGACATCATGCTGGCCCTGCCCAGCCTGCTGCTCGCCATCGCCATCGTCGCCATCCTGGGCCCCGGGCTCGCCAATGCCATGTTCGCGATCGCGATCGTGGTGCTGCCACATTACGTCCGTCTCACCCGCGCGGCGGCGATGGGCGAGGTGAACAAGGAATATGTCACCGCCTCGCGCCTGGCCGGTGCCGGACCGTTGCGACTGATGTTCAGCGCCATTCTGCCCAATTGTATGGCACCGCTGATCGTGCAGGCGACGCTCGGCTTCTCGACCGCGATTCTCGACGCCGCGGCCCTCGGCTTTCTGGGCCTCGGCGCCCAGCCGCCGACCCCGGAATGGGGCACCATGCTGGCCGGCGTGCTGCAGTACATCCAGCGCGCCTGGTGGGTGGTTACCCTGCCGGGCCTTGCGATCCTCATCACCGTGCTTGCCTTCAACCTTCTGGGTGATGGTCTGCGCGATGCCCTCGATCCCAGGATGAAACGCTGA